Proteins from a genomic interval of Poecile atricapillus isolate bPoeAtr1 chromosome 1, bPoeAtr1.hap1, whole genome shotgun sequence:
- the LOC131584041 gene encoding basic salivary proline-rich protein 1-like, with amino-acid sequence MPLALPSLLSAARREEADEQGQNCPICRTSPSSCPDSGSQTGNTDSRDKRLQTREHGPRRGPFPQGVLGAALSPLSTALRAPAAPVSEWEAALRGSSTKRPLSPRRSGGAGSGGREREPRQPPVTGRRQRAGPERPAAGHPPKLRDAKRAKLRRGLLPSLTNNPPGPQPRCPSHPRAPPLPHLPGVSAAPPDEPRRAASQSPPAHSQRPAGYRLPHPPPFHEESFPSQLPARPETRCPPREGGAGTRMGSAARTPSTPRGTDPKGAVPGVAKPAAVTPPLTSQAARRDGRRAAATWGRRGLSPPPISASGLEGPTPPPAAPVGRAPARGAPMAAAGQLRRGSRLPPPRPRHPALDPINGSGLCPGRWGRRRVLGGQLRLSSSSPPPPPHRGGPGAAG; translated from the coding sequence ATGCCCCTcgccctcccctccctgctgtcGGCAGCCAGAAGAGAGGAAGCGGACGAACAAGGACAGAACTGTCCCATCTGCCGAACTTCGCCATCCAGCTGCCCGGATTCCGGCTCACAGACCGGCAATACGGACTCCCGAGACAAGAGACTGCAGACCCGCGAGCATGGGCCCCGGCGCGGCCCCTTTCCCCAGGGGGTCCTGGGAGCCGCTTTATCCCCACTCTCCACGGCGCTGCGAGCGCCCGCGGCTCCGGTTTCAGAGTGGGAAGCGGCTCTGCGCGGATCCAGCACAAAGAGGCCCCTGTCCCCGCGGCGGAGCGGAGGCGCAGGCTccggagggagggagagggagccTCGGCAGCCCCCAGTGAcggggcggcggcagcgggcCGGCCCCGAGAGGCCGGCGGCGGGGCACCCACCGAAGCTTAGAGACGCAAAGAGAGCGAAGCTCCGGCGAGGGCTTCTCCCGTCCCTCACGAACAACCCGCCGGGACCGCAGCCCCGCTGCCCTTCCCACCCCCGCGCGCCGCCGCTCCCGCACCTACCGGGGGTCTCCGCTGCGCCTCCAGACGAACCGCGCCGAGCCgcctcccagtcccctcctgcccacagccagcGCCCAGCCGGGTACCGCCTCCCCCACCCGCcccctttccatgaggaaagTTTTCCCTCACAATTGCCAGCGCGTCCCGAGACACGCTGCCCGCCGAGGGAAGGCGGCGCCGGGACCAGGATGGGTTCTGctgccaggacccccagcaccccacgGGGCACAGATCCGAAAGGCGCGGTGCCCGGGGTAGCGAAGCCCGCAGCGGTAACCCCGCCGCTTACCTCGCAGGCGGCGCGGCGGGACGGTCGGCGGGCAGCGGCCACCTGGGGAAGGCGCGGGTTGAGCCCTCCCCCTATTTCAGCCTCGGGACTCGAGGGTCCCACCCcgcctccagcagctcccgtGGGGCGGGCCCCGGCTCGGGGTGCTCCGATGGCAGCGGCGGGGCAGCTTCGGCGCGGCTCGCGGCTCCCGCCTCCCCGCCCCCGCCACCCGGCCCTTGATCCAATTAACGGGAGCGGGCTCTGCCCAGGCAGGTGGGGTCGGAGGAGGGTGCTGGGAGGGCAGCTCCGGCTCTCGTCGTCGtccccccccccacctccaCACCGGGGTGGGCCTGGAGCCGCGGGGTGA